One part of the Vitis riparia cultivar Riparia Gloire de Montpellier isolate 1030 chromosome 8, EGFV_Vit.rip_1.0, whole genome shotgun sequence genome encodes these proteins:
- the LOC117920727 gene encoding ran-binding protein 1 homolog a-like, which produces MASTGPERREEEDAPAGEDEDTGAQVAPIVKLEVVAVTTGEEEEDAILDLKAKLYRFDKEGKQWKERGVGTVKFLKHKGSGKVRLVMRQSKTLKICANHLVLPTMTVQEHSGNDKSCVWHATDFADGELKDELFCIRFASVENCKTFMEMFQEVAESQGKKEESEDASAAAGLLEKLSVGDSKTEDKGQEEGSLATKEKVAVDKEEVRAEADKKDETESPA; this is translated from the exons ATGGCCAGTACCGGTCCCGAGCGCAGAGAAGAGGAAGATGCCCCCGCCGGCGAAGACGAAGATACCGGAGCTCAGGTCGCTCCAATCGTCAAGCTTGAAGTGGTCGCCGTCACCACCGGCGAAGAAGAAGAGGACGCCATTCTTGATCT GAAAGCAAAGCTTTATCGATTCGATAAGGAAGGGAAGCAATGGAAAGAAAGAGGCGTTGGAACTGTGAAGTTCTTGAAGCACAAAGGGTCGGGCAAAGTTAGGCTTGTTATGCGCCAATCGAAGACCCTAAAGATCTGCGCTAATCATCTAG TTCTTCCAACTATGACAGTGCAAGAGCACAGTGGAAACGACAAATCGTGTGTGTGGCATGCAACGGACTTTGCAGATGGTGAACTTAAGGATGAACTTTTCTGTATTCGATTTGCATCAGTTGAGA ATTGCAAAACCTTCATGGAAATGTTTCAAGAAGTCGCTGAAAGCCagggaaagaaagaagaaagtgaAGATGCCTCAGCTGCAGCTGGACTTCTTGAGAAGTTGAGTGTTGGGGATAGTAAGACGGAGGACAAAGGCCAGGAAGAGGGATCCCTTGCCACCAAAGAGAAGGTAGCTGTAGACAAAGAGGAGGTCCGAGCAGAGGCAGATAAGAAAGATGAGACTGAATCTCCAGCATAG